The DNA sequence GGCGGCTTCCACGGTGACCACGAAGAGGATCGGGATCACCGCGTGCATGCCGACACCGAGCGGGTCGGGCCAGGCGGCCGCGCCGTTGAAGGCGATCGTCGCCGCCGTCAGCAGCCACGCCGTCTGACGCAGCAGCGGGAACGGGATCCGGATCCACGTCAGGAGCAGGTCCAGCGCGAGCAGGACGCAGATGCCCATGTCGATGCCGATCGGGAAGACCAGCGAGAAGGAACCGAAGCCCTTCTTCAAGGCCAGGGCGCGCACGGCGGAGTACGAACCGGCGAATCCGATCCCCGCGATGACGACGGCTCCGGCGACCACGACACCGATCAATATCCGGTGCGTACGAGTCAGCTGCATCGCGGCCACCCGCGATCCCCTCCCCTTGTCGAGCTACGGCAGGGCACAGCGTACGCGCGTACGGGCAAGGGGGCGTCGGCGGTCCGGACCCGGGGCTTCCGGGCACCGGTCCGCCGACGGCGCGATGCGTTCTAGGAGTTCGAGGGAGAGGGCGAAGACGAGGGCGAAGCGGAGGCCGACTGCTCCGGCTGGGCCGACTGTTCCGGCTGCTTCGCCTCGTTGGCGGCCGCGACCGAGGCGACGGTCTCCTTCGTCGCCGCGATGGCGTCCTGGAGCAGCTTGGCCTGGTCCGGGGCGGCCGCGCCCTCGTAGGCCGTGCCGTTGTAGTCCAGGGTGATGACGACGTTGTGCGCGCGGGCGATGACCGACGTGTTGAAGAAGTCGCCGTCCTTCTTGGTGGTGAAGGTGACCGAGGTGGCCTGGTCGCCGATGCCGCCCGCCTCCTCCGGCTTCACGTTCTCCGCGCCCTCGACGGCCTTCGCCTTCTCGACCTGCTTCGCGTACTCGTCCTCGGCGCGCTTGCTGCCGGTGCCGACGGAGGCGAGGGAGTCGTAGCGGACCAGGGAGATCGAGAGCCAGCGGTACTGCGAGCCCTTCAGACCGGCCTCGTCCAGACCGTTCCAGGTGCAGGTGGCACGGCTGGTGAGGTCGTTGGACTTGGCGGCGGTGCCGTTGGCGTCCTTCGCCTTCGGGACGATCGTCTCGATGGTCTTCGCGGCGACCGCCTTGCACGGCTCCGGCAGCGTGGCGTACACGGCCTTCTCCAGCGCCTCCTTGGAGGGCTTGGCGCTCGGCTCGGCGGACGAGGACGCTCCGGACTTCTTGCCGCTGCCGGCGCCCGACTTCTCGCCCGAGTCGGACGAGCAGCCGGCGACCGTGAGGATCACCGGGACGGCTGCGCAGGCGAGGACGCGGGTGAGGCGCGAGGCTGATCGGTGCATGATTCCTTCAGACGTTGTGGGTCTTCGTGCGGGCTCGTTCGGTCCCTCTTGCGGGCGCGGGACCCGAGCAACCGTAGCCCGACCCGGCGCCCGGCTGCTGTGCGCGCCGTCACGACGGCCCCGCACGCCCCCCTGGGGCGGGACCGGCTAGTCGTCGAACCGCTCCACGAGGGCCTGCGCCAACTGCCGTGCCCTGTCCTGGGTTTCACCGCTGGGCGGGACCGTGCCGGGGAGCGCGGGCTGGATGCTGTACTCCACGGTGACGATGACATTCGAGGTACGGAACACAATGCGGACCGTGCGCGCCTGCGCGGCGGTGGCCCCGGCCGCGGCGAGCTTGTCCTCGAGGAAGGCCTCGTCGCCGAGCCCTTCGAGGGCGCGGGAGCCGAGCTCGGGCGGGGCGGACGGGCTGGTGGAGGGGCTGGCGGACGCACCGGGGCTCGTGCTCGCACCGGGGCTGGTGCCGGCGCTCGTACTCGGCGTCGCACCGGGGGCCCCGGGTGTCGGGGCCCCGGACCCGGACCCGGACCCGGACCCGGACGGGGTCGGCGTCGGGCTCGCCGACGGCCCAGGGATGGGCAGGTTGGCGGCGGTGAGCTTGCGGCCGTAGACCTGCCGCGCCTTGTCGTCGTCGCTCGTGGTGGCCCGGTCGTACGAGACCACGCGCTCGAAGCCCACCGACAGCAGCCGGGTCTCGGCCGGCGTCTGCGAGGTCCAGCGGCAGCCGACGCGCCGGTCGGCGTCGTACGAGGCGTCCGCGACCCCGGCGTAGAGCGCTTCGAGGGCCTCGGGGGCGAGGCCGTCGGCGGCCGGGAGCATGGCCTTGACCTTCTTGGGATCGGCGGCCTTGCAGGGCATGGGCAGGCTGCGGTACTTGCCGGGCTGCGCACCCGTACCGGCGTTCGCACCGGGCTTCGCGTCGCTGTCGGTTCCGATTCCGGCGCCGCCGTCGGTGCAGGCGGTGAGGCCGGCCGCGAGGGCGGTGAGCATCGCGATGGCTGGCAGGACTCCACGTACTCGTACCGTCTTGCGCTGCACGTTCCACCGGCTCCCTTCGGGAAAATGCGTTGCCGCGGCTGGGGCGCGGATGGACACAATGTCTATCGCACACGCTGGTGCCGGCGCCGGTCTCATGTCGTATTTGAGGCCATGAGCGAGGCTTTTTGCGTTAAGAGACTTTTGTGGTGTTGACGGGGTGTTGAGGGTGAAATGTCATACGTAGAAGTACCCGGGGCGAAGGTTCCCATCCGGATGTGGACCGACCCGGCGTCGGTCGAGGACAGCGCGATGCGCCAGCTCCAGAACACCGCGGGCCTTCCCTGGATCAAGGGCCTCGCCGTCATGCCGGACGTGCACTACGGCAAGGGTGCGACGGTCGGCTCGGTCATCGCCATGAAGGACGCGGTCTGCCCGGCGGCGGTGGGCGTGGACATCGGCTGCGGCATGTCGGCGGTCAAGACCTCGCTGACCGCGAACGACCTCCCGGGGGACCTGTCGGGGCTGCGCTCGCAGATCGAGAAGGCGATCCCGGTGGGGGCGGGGATGCACCGGGAGGCGGTGGATCCGGGGCGGTTGTACGGGTTCTCTGTGGAGGGGTTCGCGGATCTGTGGAAGCGGTTCGACTACATCAGCGATGCGGTCAAATTCAGGCGTGAACGCGCCACGAAGCAGATCGGAACGCTCGGATCCGGCAACCACTTCATCGAATTCTGTCTCGATGAGTCGGGTTCGGTCTGGCTGATGCTGCACTCCGGCTCGCGGAACATCGGGAACGAGTTGGCGGACTTCCACATCGGCGTGGCCAGAGGGCTCTCGCACAACCAGGGCCTGGTCGACCGGGACCTCGCGGTGTTCCTCGCGGCGACCCCGGAGATGCAGGACTACCGCAACGACCTCTTCTGGGCTCAGGAGTACGCGAAGTTCAACCGCGCCGCGATGATGAGCCTGTTCAAGGAGGTCGTCCGCAAGGAGTTCCGCAAGGCCAAGGTCTCCTTCGAGCAGGAGATCA is a window from the Streptomyces sp. NBC_01244 genome containing:
- a CDS encoding DUF3558 family protein; the protein is MHRSASRLTRVLACAAVPVILTVAGCSSDSGEKSGAGSGKKSGASSSAEPSAKPSKEALEKAVYATLPEPCKAVAAKTIETIVPKAKDANGTAAKSNDLTSRATCTWNGLDEAGLKGSQYRWLSISLVRYDSLASVGTGSKRAEDEYAKQVEKAKAVEGAENVKPEEAGGIGDQATSVTFTTKKDGDFFNTSVIARAHNVVITLDYNGTAYEGAAAPDQAKLLQDAIAATKETVASVAAANEAKQPEQSAQPEQSASASPSSSPSPSNS
- a CDS encoding DUF3558 domain-containing protein, with the protein product MQRKTVRVRGVLPAIAMLTALAAGLTACTDGGAGIGTDSDAKPGANAGTGAQPGKYRSLPMPCKAADPKKVKAMLPAADGLAPEALEALYAGVADASYDADRRVGCRWTSQTPAETRLLSVGFERVVSYDRATTSDDDKARQVYGRKLTAANLPIPGPSASPTPTPSGSGSGSGSGAPTPGAPGATPSTSAGTSPGASTSPGASASPSTSPSAPPELGSRALEGLGDEAFLEDKLAAAGATAAQARTVRIVFRTSNVIVTVEYSIQPALPGTVPPSGETQDRARQLAQALVERFDD
- a CDS encoding RtcB family protein produces the protein MSYVEVPGAKVPIRMWTDPASVEDSAMRQLQNTAGLPWIKGLAVMPDVHYGKGATVGSVIAMKDAVCPAAVGVDIGCGMSAVKTSLTANDLPGDLSGLRSQIEKAIPVGAGMHREAVDPGRLYGFSVEGFADLWKRFDYISDAVKFRRERATKQIGTLGSGNHFIEFCLDESGSVWLMLHSGSRNIGNELADFHIGVARGLSHNQGLVDRDLAVFLAATPEMQDYRNDLFWAQEYAKFNRAAMMSLFKEVVRKEFRKAKVSFEQEISCHHNYVAEERYDGMDLLVTRKGAIRAGSGDYGIIPGSMGTGSYIVKGLGNEKSFNSASHGAGRKMSRTAAKKRFSARDLAEQTKGVECRKDSGVVDEIPGAYKSIEQVIDQQTDLVQVVAKLKQVICVKG